In one Solanum lycopersicum chromosome 11, SLM_r2.1 genomic region, the following are encoded:
- the LOC138339321 gene encoding uncharacterized protein: MVRTRATTVPTPTPARQGASEPIIRAVTRGGAVARGRSRGRRRTPSRGRGKHLSQTPPVFSAPAPQVQGVKHAAAMAPRMDASLEVGTFPRLTTGYATQLCFSPQERIHHFVKGLRSNLQIPASQVAAPAKSFQEVVDFVIESSGGYPARLIQSSLQASAGGPSQTSQPFYEFGGYLQTSSFSQRPILDSRTCYGCGEAVHIRKYCPKQSYRSPVVRGRGGHGRGRNSGGRGGQGNGGQQFSRGGRQLGTTATQLGRGNAQTGDRAHCYAFPGRMAPAELRELKAKLEELLGKGLIRSSASPWGAPVLFVNKKDGSFQMCIDYMQLNKVTIKNKYSIPRIDDLFDQLQEAHSSRYSIHPSATKMYRDLRQHYWWSRMKHDIVDFVSQCPNIQQVKYEHQRPGGTPQRMPIPEWKWERIAMDFVVGLPKTFGKFDSIWVIVERLTKFSHFIPVKMTYNAEKLAKLYVSEIFRLHGVPLSIISDRGT, from the exons atggttagaactagagcaacaactgtgccaacaccaacaccggcaagacagggtgcgtctgagccaatcATTAGGGCTGTaactcgaggaggagcagtggcaagaggccgtagTAGGGGTCGCAGGAGGACgccctctagaggtagaggCAAACACCTG agccagacacctccagtgttttctgcaccagcacctcaggttcaggGAGTAAAACATGCAGCtgctatggctccccgcatggatgcatcattggaagtaggcacgtttcctcgattgactacagg gtatgccactcagctttgcttcagtccacaagagcggattcaccacTTTGTAAAAGGATTGAGGTCaaatttgcagattccagcctcaCAGGTAGCTGCtccagcaaaatcctttcaagaagtggttgattttgtgatagag agttcaggaggttatccagcccgtcTTATTCAGTCTTCATTGCAGGCTTcagctgggggtccatcgcagaccagtcaGCCTTTTtatgagtttggaggttatctccagacttcgtcattttcACAGAGACCTATACTTGACTCCAGGacttgttatggatgtggagaggctGTACATATTcggaaatattgtccaaaacagagttacagatccccagtagttagaggtagaggaggtcatggtagaggccgcaATTCTGGgggacgtggtggccaaggtaatggtggtcaacAGTTCAGTCGGGGTGGCAGGCAACTTGGAACTACTGCAACGCAGCTTGGTAGGGGAAATgcacagacaggtgatagggcccattgttatgctttccccgggag aatggctccagctgagttaagggagttaaaggccaaacttgaagagttgttaggtaaaggtttaATTAGAtcgagtgcatccccttggggtgctcctgttttatttgtgaataagaaagatggaagttttcagatgtgcatagactacatgcagttaaataaggtaactattaaaaACAAGTAttccattcctcgcattgatgatttgttcgatcaattacaag aggctcatagttcgaggtattctatacatcctagtgcaaccaagatgtatcgtgatctaaggcaacattattggtggagtagaatgaagcatgacattgttgattttgtttccCAATGCCCGAATATTCAGCAggtgaagtatgaacatcagAGGCCTGGAGGTACACCTCAGAGAATGCctattcctgaatggaagtgggaaagaattgcaatggatttcgtagttggtcttccaaagacatttggtaagtttgattctatttgggtaattgttgagaGGTTAACTAAGTtttctcacttcattccggttaagatgacttacaatgcagagaagttagccaaactctatgtctctgagatttttcgattgcatggagttccactttccatcatatcagatagaggtacgtaa
- the LOC101249702 gene encoding elongation factor 1-gamma 2 isoform X1, which translates to MALILHSTNNNKNASKALIAAEYTGVKVEVPKDFQMGVSNNTPEFLKMNPIGKVPVLETPDGPVFESNAIARYVTKLKPNNPLFGSSLIEYSQIEQWNDFSATEVDANIGRWLYPRLGFRVYIPAAEEAAVAALKRALGALNTHLASNTYLVGHSITLADIIMVCNLSIGFRMIMTKSFTKEFPHVERYFWTVVNQPNFCKILREVKQAESIPAVQSKKPAQPEKPKAKEELKKEVKKEEPSPVEEEAAPKPKAKNPLDLLPPSKMILDDWKRLYSNTKTNFREVAVKGFWDMYDPEGYSLWFCDYKYNDENTVSFVTLNKVGGFLQRMDLVRKYAFGKMLIVGSEAPFKVQGLWLFRGKEIPMFVMEEVYDMELYEWKEVDINDEAQKERVSQMIEDHEPFEGEALLDAKCFK; encoded by the exons ATGGCTCTG ATTTTGCACTCaacaaataacaacaaaaatgccTCAAAGGCACTCATTGCGGCTGAGTACACAGGTGTAAAGGTTGAAGTTCCAAAGGATTTCCAGATGGGTGTGTCAAACAACACACCTGAGTTTCTTAAGATGAACCCGATTGGAAAG GTTCCTGTGCTTGAAACACCTGATGGACCTGTTTTTGAGAGCAATGCTATCGCACGCTATG TTACTAAATTAAAGCCCAACAATCCTCTTTTTGGATCTTCATTGATTGAATAT TCTCAAATTGAACAATGGAATGATTTTTCTGCCACTGAAGTTGATGCAAACATTGGACGATGGCTGTACCCACGCCTTGGCTTTCGTGTGTACATCCCTGCG GCCGAGGAAGCTGCGGTAGCTGCATTGAAGAGAGCGCTTGGTGCTTTGAACACCCATCTTGCATCTAACACATACTTGGTTGGGCATTCAATCACATTGGCTGACATCATTATGGTCTGCAACTTGAGCATTGGTTTTAGGATGATAATGACCAAGAGCTTTACCAAGGAATTCCCACATGTAGAGAGATACTTCTGGACTGTGGTTAATCAGCCAAACTTCTGCAAGATATTGCGTGAAGTGAAGCAAGCTGAATCTATCCCAGCTGTGCAATCCAAGAAGCCTGCACAACCTGAAAAACCCAAGGCTAAGGAGGAGCTAAAGAAGGAGGTTAAGAAGGAAGAACCAAGTCCTGTAGAGGAGGAAGCAGCACCCAAACCTAAGGCAAAGAATCCTCTTGATCTCTTGCCTCCAAGTAAGATGATTCTGGATGACTGGAAGAGGCTTTACTCTAACACCAAGACCAACTTCCGTGAGGTTGCCGTTAAAG GTTTCTGGGACATGTATGACCCCGAAGGATATTCTCTCTGGTTTTGTGATTACAAGTACAATGATGAGAACACAGTTTCCTTTGTAACCTTGAACAAGGTTGGTGGTTTTCTGCAGAGGATGGATCTGGTTCGCAAGTACGCTTTTGGTAAGATGTTGATTGTTGGTTCTGAGGCCCCATTCAAGGTGCAGGGCTTGTGGCTTTTCCGTGGAAAGGAAATTCCCATGTTTGTTATGGAGGAGGTCTATGACATGGAACTCTATGAATGGAAGGAAGTAGACATCAATGATGAAGCTCAGAAGGAGCGGGTTAGCCAAATGATTGAAGACCACGAGCCTTTTGAGGGAGAGGCTCTGTTGGACGCGAAGTGCTTCAAGTAA
- the LOC101249702 gene encoding elongation factor 1-gamma 2 isoform X2 produces MLQILHSTNNNKNASKALIAAEYTGVKVEVPKDFQMGVSNNTPEFLKMNPIGKVPVLETPDGPVFESNAIARYVTKLKPNNPLFGSSLIEYSQIEQWNDFSATEVDANIGRWLYPRLGFRVYIPAAEEAAVAALKRALGALNTHLASNTYLVGHSITLADIIMVCNLSIGFRMIMTKSFTKEFPHVERYFWTVVNQPNFCKILREVKQAESIPAVQSKKPAQPEKPKAKEELKKEVKKEEPSPVEEEAAPKPKAKNPLDLLPPSKMILDDWKRLYSNTKTNFREVAVKGFWDMYDPEGYSLWFCDYKYNDENTVSFVTLNKVGGFLQRMDLVRKYAFGKMLIVGSEAPFKVQGLWLFRGKEIPMFVMEEVYDMELYEWKEVDINDEAQKERVSQMIEDHEPFEGEALLDAKCFK; encoded by the exons ATGTTGCAGATTTTGCACTCaacaaataacaacaaaaatgccTCAAAGGCACTCATTGCGGCTGAGTACACAGGTGTAAAGGTTGAAGTTCCAAAGGATTTCCAGATGGGTGTGTCAAACAACACACCTGAGTTTCTTAAGATGAACCCGATTGGAAAG GTTCCTGTGCTTGAAACACCTGATGGACCTGTTTTTGAGAGCAATGCTATCGCACGCTATG TTACTAAATTAAAGCCCAACAATCCTCTTTTTGGATCTTCATTGATTGAATAT TCTCAAATTGAACAATGGAATGATTTTTCTGCCACTGAAGTTGATGCAAACATTGGACGATGGCTGTACCCACGCCTTGGCTTTCGTGTGTACATCCCTGCG GCCGAGGAAGCTGCGGTAGCTGCATTGAAGAGAGCGCTTGGTGCTTTGAACACCCATCTTGCATCTAACACATACTTGGTTGGGCATTCAATCACATTGGCTGACATCATTATGGTCTGCAACTTGAGCATTGGTTTTAGGATGATAATGACCAAGAGCTTTACCAAGGAATTCCCACATGTAGAGAGATACTTCTGGACTGTGGTTAATCAGCCAAACTTCTGCAAGATATTGCGTGAAGTGAAGCAAGCTGAATCTATCCCAGCTGTGCAATCCAAGAAGCCTGCACAACCTGAAAAACCCAAGGCTAAGGAGGAGCTAAAGAAGGAGGTTAAGAAGGAAGAACCAAGTCCTGTAGAGGAGGAAGCAGCACCCAAACCTAAGGCAAAGAATCCTCTTGATCTCTTGCCTCCAAGTAAGATGATTCTGGATGACTGGAAGAGGCTTTACTCTAACACCAAGACCAACTTCCGTGAGGTTGCCGTTAAAG GTTTCTGGGACATGTATGACCCCGAAGGATATTCTCTCTGGTTTTGTGATTACAAGTACAATGATGAGAACACAGTTTCCTTTGTAACCTTGAACAAGGTTGGTGGTTTTCTGCAGAGGATGGATCTGGTTCGCAAGTACGCTTTTGGTAAGATGTTGATTGTTGGTTCTGAGGCCCCATTCAAGGTGCAGGGCTTGTGGCTTTTCCGTGGAAAGGAAATTCCCATGTTTGTTATGGAGGAGGTCTATGACATGGAACTCTATGAATGGAAGGAAGTAGACATCAATGATGAAGCTCAGAAGGAGCGGGTTAGCCAAATGATTGAAGACCACGAGCCTTTTGAGGGAGAGGCTCTGTTGGACGCGAAGTGCTTCAAGTAA